In a genomic window of Gossypium arboreum isolate Shixiya-1 chromosome 9, ASM2569848v2, whole genome shotgun sequence:
- the LOC108455706 gene encoding putative pentatricopeptide repeat-containing protein At3g15130: MHRLAVFQSARPLFYSTIANSYTHFSTSEENFCTKFLTSCAQTSNLLHGKVIHAKFIKGLFPNSLYLQNHILNMYSKCGDLISGHKLFDEMPQRNVVSWSAMLSGFTQHGFFNQALSLFVYMLRDGTSNPNEFTFVSVLQACSLHENLDLAYQVYAMVLRLGFESNVFLVNAFLTALMRHGKKEEALEVFDKCSNKDIVTWNVMLSGYLENSCLDLPKFWVQMNHEGLKPDCFTFASVLTGLASVGHLNMGLQVHGQLVKSGHGTEICVQNSVVDMYIKNQRLFDGLKAFNEMGEKDVCSWTQIAAGWLEYGEPTKALEAIAEMRMMGVIPNKFTLATAFNACANLSFLEEGKKAHGLRIKLGVDIDVCVDNALIDMYAKCGSMDGAWGVFKVMDDRSIVSWTTMIMGCAQNGQAREALKIFNEMIMKGIKPNYITFVCVLYACSQGMFTDEAWKYFSSMTIDHGISPGEDHYIYMVHLLGRAGHIKEAEELILSMPFQPSASVWQTLLNACQVHGDIETGKRAAEHAINLDRKDPASYVLLSNMFAGFNNWDDVGKLRELMDTRDVKKVPGTSWIKLEKDCSVTSGPKFSSMGSKIS; the protein is encoded by the coding sequence ATGCATCGCCTAGCTGTATTTCAATCTGCCAGGCCACTCTTTTATTCTACCATTGCTAATTCTTATACTCATTTCTCAACCTCAGAAGAAAACTTTTGCACCAAATTCTTAACTTCATGCGCCCAAACATCAAACTTACTTCATGGAAAGGTAATCCATGCCAAATTCATCAAAGGGTTATTTCCAAATTCCCTTTACCTCCAAAACCACATCCTAAACATGTACTCCAAGTGTGGAGACCTAATCAGCGGTCACAAGCTGTTCGATGAAATGCCTCAACGCAACGTCGTTTCATGGTCTGCCATGCTTTCTGGCTTTACCCAACATGGGTTTTTCAACCAAGCTTTATCTTTGTTCGTTTACATGTTAAGGGATGGAACTTCAAATCCTAATGAGTTCACATTTGTTAGTGTTCTTCAAGCTTGTTCTTTGCACGAAAATTTAGATTTAGCTTACCAAGTTTACGCTATGGTTTTACGTTTGGGGTTTGAATCAAACGTGTTTTTAGTCAATGCTTTTTTGACAGCTTTGATGAGACATGGGAAAAAAGAGGAAGCTTTGGAGGTTTTCGACAAGTGTTCAAACAAAGATATCGTGACTTGGAATGTTATGTTAAGTGGGTACTTGGAAAATTCTTGTTTAGATTTGCCTAAATTTTGGGTTCAAATGAATCATGAGGGGCTGAAACCTGATTGCTTTACTTTTGCAAGTGTTTTAACTGGGTTGGCTTCTGTTGGTCATTTAAACATGGGTTTACAAGTGCATGGTCAACTTGTCAAGTCTGGCCATGGTACTGAAATTTGTGTCCAGAACTCTGTGGTTGATATGTATATAAAGAATCAAAGACTTTTCGATGGGCTGAAAGCTTTCAATGAAATGGGTGAAAAAGATGTTTGTTCTTGGACACAAATTGCTGCTGGGTGGTTAGAGTATGGGGAACCTACAAAGGCTTTGGAAGCTATTGCAGAAATGAGGATGATGGGGGTAATACCCAACAAGTTTACACTTGCTACCGCTTTCAATGCTTGTGCTAATTTGTCCTTCTTGGAAGAGGGGAAGAAAGCTCATGGGTTGAGAATTAAACTTGGGGTTGATATTGATGTTTGTGTGGATAATGCATTGATTGACATGTATGCAAAATGCGGTTCCATGGATGGTGCTTGGGGTGTTTTTAAGGTAATGGACGATCGTTCCATTGTTTCATGGACAACAATGATAATGGGGTGTGCACAAAATGGTCAAGCTAGAGAAGCTCTTAAGATTTTCAATGAGATGATTATGAAAGGTATAAAACCGAATTACATAACCTTTGTTTGCGTTCTTTATGCATGCAGCCAGGGAATGTTTACTGATGAAGCCTGGAAATATTTCTCTTCCATGACCATTGACCATGGAATCTCTCCTGGTGaagatcattatatatatatggtacATCTTCTTGGCCGTGCAGGGCATATTAAAGAAGCCGAAGAACTAATCTTGTCAATGCCATTTCAGCCTAGTGCATCAGTTTGGCAAACTTTGCTTAATGCTTGTCAAGTTCATGGGGATATTGAAACAGGGAAGCGAGCAGCAGAACATGCAATAAACCTAGACAGAAAGGACCCTGCAAGTTATGTGCTGTTATCAAACATGTTTGCTGGCTTCAACAATTGGGACGATGTGGGAAAGTTGAGAGAACTAATGGATACCAGGGATGTAAAGAAAGTACCTGGAACCAGTTGGATCAAACTAGAAAAAGACTGCTCAGTAACTTCAGGACCCAAGTTTTCAAGTATGGGATCTAAAATTAGTTGA
- the LOC108454186 gene encoding 60S ribosomal protein L10a codes for MSKLQSDALREAISTIVAQSKEKQRKFTETIELQIGLKNYDPQKDKRFSGSVKLPHIPRPKMKICMLGDAQHVEEAEKIGLDYMDVEALKKLNKNKKLVKKLAKKYHAFLASESVIKQIPRLLGPGLNKAGKFPTLVTHQESLESKVNETKAMVKFQLKKVLCMGVAVGNVAMEEKQIFQNVQMSVNFLVSLLKKNWQNVRCLYLKSTMGPSNRIF; via the exons ATGAG TAAGCTTCAGAGTGATGCCCTTAGAGAAGCTATTTCAACCATTGTAGCTCAGTCCAAGGAGAAGCAGCGTAAGTTTACTGAGACTATTGAACTCCAGATTGGGTTGAAAAACTATGATCCCCAAAAAGACAAGCGTTTCAGTGGTTCCGTGAAGTTGCCACACATTCCTCGACCTAAAATGAAGATCTGCATGCTTGGAGATGCCCAGCATGTTGAAGAG GCAGAGAAGATAGGTTTGGATTATATGGATGTTGAAGCACTGAAGAAGCTAAACAAGAACAAGAAGTTGGTCAAAAAGCTTGCCAAGAAGTATCATGCTTTTTTGGCTTCTGAATCTGTTATCAAGCAGATCCCTCGTCTCCTGGGTCCTGGTCTCAACAAAGCAG GGAAATTCCCAACCCTTGTTACTCACCAGGAATCGCTAGAGTCCAAAGTGAATGAGACCAAGGCGATGGTTAAGTTCCAGCTGAAGAAGGTTCTTTGCATGGGAGTTGCCGTTGGGAATGTTGCGATGGAGGAGAAGCAGATCTTCCAAAATGTGCAAATGAGCGTCAATTTCCTGGTTTCATTGTTGAAGAAAAACTGGCAAAAC GTGAGGTGCCTCTACTTGAAGAGTACCATGGGCCCATCAAACAGGATCTTTTGA
- the LOC108457044 gene encoding 110 kDa U5 small nuclear ribonucleoprotein component CLO-like, protein MDDNLYDEFGNYIGPEIESDQESEGEEEEDEDLLDRHAQEEREESDGEAPPGASNGWITAANDVDMDNQIVLAEDKKYYPTAEEVYGEDVETLVMDEDEQPLEQPIIKPVKNIKFEVGVKDSSTYVSTQFLIGLMSNPGLVRNVALVGHLQHGKTVFMDMLVEQTHHMKTFDENSEKHMRYTDTRIDEQERRISIKAIPMSLVLEDSNAKSYLCNIMDTPGHVNFSDEMTAALRLADGAVLIVDAAEGVMVNTERAIRHAIQERLPIVVVINKVDRLITELKLPPKDAYHKLRHTLEVINNHISAASTTAGNVPVIDPAAGNVCFADASAGWSFTLQSFAKLYVKLHGIPFDAEKFASRLWGDIYYHPDTRAFKRKPPAGGGERSFVEFVLEPLYKIYSQVIGEHRKSVESTLAELGVTLSNAAYKLNVRPLLRLACSTVFGSASGFTDMLVQHIPSPKDVAAKKVDHIYTGPKHSIIYKAMVDCDPSGPLMVNVTKLYPKSDCSVFDAFGRVYSGRIQTGQTLRVLGEGYSPDDEEDMTVKEVTKLWIYQARYRIPISSAPPGSWVLIEGVDASIMKTATLCNVDLDEDVYILRPLQFNTLPVVKTATEPLNPSELPKMVEGLRKISKSYPLAITKVEESGEHTILGTGELYLDSIMKDLRELYSEVEVKVADPVVSFCETVVESSSMKCFAETPNKKNKITMIAEPLERGLAEDIENSAVNVDWSRKQLGDFFKTKYDWDLLAARSIWAFGPDKQGPNILLDDTLPTEVDKSLLGSVRDSIVQGFQWGAREGPLCDEPIRNVKFKIVDARIASESLHRGSGQIIPTARRVAYSAFLMATPRLMEPVYYVEIQTPIDCVSAIYTVLSRRRGHVTADVPQPGTPAYIVKAFLPVIESFGFETDLRYHTQGQAFCLSVFDHWAIVPGDPLDKTIVLRPLEPAPIQHLAREFMVKTRRRKGMSEDVSINKFFDEAMVVELAQQAADLHQQMI, encoded by the exons ATGGATGATAACTTGTATGATGAATTTGGGAACTATATTGGACCTGAGATTGAGTCCGACCAGGAGAGTGAAGGtgaggaagaagaagatgaagatcTCCTCGACAGGCATGCTCAAGAGGAAAGAGAAGAATCTGATGGTGAGGCTCCACCTGGTGCGTCTAATGGATGGATTACTGCAGCCAATGACGTCGATATGGACAATCAGATTGTTCTTGCTGAGGACAAGAAATATTACCCCACGGCTGAAGAGGTTTATGGTGAGGATGTTGAGACATTGGTTATGGATGAAGATGAGCAGCCTCTTGAACAACCTATTATTAAGCCTGTTAAGAATATCAAGTTTGAGGTTGGAGTTAAGGATTCTTCAACTTATGTATCGACCCAGTTTCTTATCGGTTTGATGTCAAATCCAGGTTTGGTTCGGAATGTTGCCCTTGTTGGGCACTTGCAGCATGGAAAGACGGTGTTTATGGACATGTTGGTTGAGCAAACCCACCATATGAAAACATTTGATGAAAATAGTGAGAAGCACATGAGATACACTGATACAAGAATTGATGAGCAAGAGAGAAGGATATCTATCAAGGCAATTCCAATGTCACTTGTTCTGGAGGACAGTAATGCAAAATCCTATCTTTGTAACATCATGGACACTCCTGGTCATGTGAACTTTTCTGATGAAATGACCGCTGCTCTTAGGCTTGCTGACGGTGCTGTGTTGATTGTTGATGCTGCTGAAGGAGTGATG GTAAACACTGAGAGGGCTATACGCCATGCAATACAGGAGCGCCTACCTATTGTAGTTGTTATAAACAAG GTTGACCGGCTGATAACAGAACTTAAGTTGCCCCCAAAAGATGCTTATCATAAATTAAGGCATACACtggaagtaatcaataaccacataTCTGCCGCCTCTACAACTGCTGGTAATGTTCCTGTTATTGATCCTGCTGCTGGAAATGTTTGTTTTGCTGATGCAAGTGCGGGATGGTCCTTCACTTTGCAGTCATTTGCAAAATTATATGTCAAACTTCATGGAATTCCTTTTGATGCTGAGAAGTTTGCATCTCGTCTTTGGGGAGATATTTATTATCATCCTGATACAAGGGCTTTTAAAAGAAAACCTCCTGCTGGTGGAGGAGAACGATCATTTGTTGAATTCGTGCTTGAACCCCTGTATAAGATATATAGCCAGGTGATTGGTGAACATAGGAAGAGTGTAGAATCGACTCTTGCAGAGTTGGGTGTCACTCTTAGCAATGCTGCTTACAAGTTAAATGTTAGGCCTTTGTTAAGGCTGGCTTGCAGTACAGTTTTTGGTTCAGCTTCAGGCTTCACTGATATGCTGGTTCAGCACATACCATCTCCTAAGGATGTCGCAGCTAAGAAGGTTGATCACATATACACTGGACCTAAACATTCTATTATTTACAAGGCAATGGTAGATTGTGATCCTTCTGGCCCTCTTATGGTTAATGTGACCAAACTATACCCCAAGTCCGATTGTAGTGTTTTTGATGCTTTTGGTAGAGTTTACAGTGGTAGAATTCAAACAGGACAAACATTGAGAGTACTCGGAGAAGGCTATTCACCAGATGACGAGGAGGACATGACAGTGAAAGAAGTAACCAAATTATGGATCTACCAAGCTCGGTATAGAATACCCATTAGCAGTGCCCCTCCTGGTTCTTGGGTTCTCATTGAAGGTGTTGATGCTTCAATTATGAAAACTGCCACGCTTTGTAATGTGGATCTTGACGAAGATGTATACATATTGCGGCCTTTACAGTTTAATACTCTTCCTGTTGTAAAAACAGCAACTGAGCCTTTAAATCCCAGTGAGTTGCCCAAAATGGTAGAGGGGCTTCGGAAGATTAGCAAAAGCTATCCTCTGGCTATTACTAAAGTTGAGGAATCTGGTGAGCACACCATATTAGGTACTGGAGAATTGTACTTGGACTCAATCATGAAAGACCTTAGGGAGCTGTATTCTGAGGTGGAAGTTAAG GTGGCGGATCCTGTTGTTTCATTCTGTGAAACAGTGGTGGAGTCTTCTTCCATGAAATGCTTTGCTGAAACACCCAACAAGAAGAATAAAATAACCATG ATTGCAGAGCCATTGGAAAGAGGGCTTGCAGAAGACATTGAGAACAGTGCTGTAAATGTTGATTGGAGTCGGAAGCAACTTGGCGACTTCTTCAAGACAAAATATGACTGGGATTTGCTTGCTGCACGTTCCATCTGGGCATTTGGCCCTGATAAGCAG GGACCTAATATTTTATTGGATGATACACTCCCAACTGAGGTTGACAAGTCTTTGTTGGGTTCCGTCAGGGATTCTATTGTCCAAGG GTTTCAGTGGGGTGCAAGAGAAGGACCCCTCTGTGATGAACCAATAAGAAATGTAAAGTTCAAAATAGTGGACGCAAGGATTGCGTCTGAATCATTGCACCGGGGATCTGGACAGATCATCCCCACAGCTCGACGTGTGGCCTATTCAGCTTTCCTTATGGCAACCCCACGGCTTATGGAACCTGTATATTATGTGGAG ATACAAACACCAATTGACTGTGTCTCTGCTATCTATACTGTTTTGTCCCGTAGACGTGGTCATGTTACAGCTGATGTGCCGCAGCCAGGAACCCCTGCTTATATTGTCAAG gcatttttacctGTGATAGAGTCATTTGGATTCGAGACTGATCTAAGGTACCACACGCAAGGGCAAGCCTTTTGTCTCTCAGTATTCGACCACTGGGCCATAGTTCCTGGAGATCCCTTAGACAAGACCATAGTTTTGCGGCCTCTTGAACCTGCACCAATACAGCACCTTGCTCGGGAGTTCATGGTGAAGACGAGGCGTAGAAAG GGAATGAGTGAAGATGTGAGCATCAACAAGTTCTTTGACGAGGCTATGGTGGTGGAGTTGGCTCAGCAGGCAGCTGATCTTCATCAGCAGATGATATAA